In one window of Oncorhynchus gorbuscha isolate QuinsamMale2020 ecotype Even-year linkage group LG23, OgorEven_v1.0, whole genome shotgun sequence DNA:
- the LOC124011170 gene encoding small integral membrane protein 19-like, giving the protein MGGHGVMANEESLDYSVHEAWNEATNVYLLVILVSFGLLMYARKNKRKIMRIFALPPTAGATTEPNFYDSLQKVRLRQQLEMYSLSRKFDQHQHQGQSESVQLSME; this is encoded by the exons ATGGGCGGTCATGGTGTGATGGCGAACGAGGAATCGTTGGATTACTCGGTGCACGAGGCGTGGAATGAGGCCACCAATGTCTATTTGCTCGTCATTCTGGTTAGCTTCGGACTGCTAATGTATGCTAGAAA AAATAAGAGGAAGATCATGAGGATATTCGCTCTGCCCCCCACAGCAGGAGCCACGACCGAACCGAACTTCTACGACAGTCTGCAGAAAGTGAGACTCCGCCAGCAGCTGGAGATGTACTCTCTTT CGAGGAAGTTTGACCAGCATCAACACCAAGGCCAGAGTGAAAGTGTTCAGCTCTCTATGGAATGA